The Sphaerospermopsis torques-reginae ITEP-024 genome has a window encoding:
- a CDS encoding type II toxin-antitoxin system HigB family toxin, translated as MRIVTETRLKKACEKHPDAQASIQTWIKLVKLQEWNSFADVKTTVPFAPDQVKNFVIFDIGGNKYRLITCINYKKKAIYIREFLTHAEYSKDNWKNDECFDS; from the coding sequence ATGCGAATCGTTACCGAAACCAGGCTCAAGAAGGCTTGTGAAAAGCACCCCGACGCTCAGGCAAGTATACAAACCTGGATAAAACTTGTGAAATTGCAAGAATGGAATAGTTTTGCAGATGTTAAAACTACTGTACCTTTTGCACCTGACCAAGTTAAAAATTTCGTCATTTTTGATATTGGAGGAAACAAATACAGATTAATAACCTGTATCAATTATAAGAAAAAAGCTATATATATTCGTGAGTTTCTTACTCATGCAGAATATAGTAAAGATAACTGGAAAAATGACGAATGTTTTGATAGTTAA
- a CDS encoding helix-turn-helix domain-containing protein translates to MLNQNTSYVELITSFPPRTIKSEEDLEKTQVVVDKLLDKGELTEAEEDYLDLLGILIHEYEQQQDLVPDIYGVDLLKVLITELNLKQKDLVPIFKTESIVSDVLNGKRKLTVEHIQKLAEFFKISPAVFFPENPLQRDFLEAA, encoded by the coding sequence ATGCTAAATCAAAACACTAGCTACGTAGAATTAATTACGTCTTTTCCTCCTCGTACCATAAAATCTGAAGAAGATTTAGAAAAAACTCAAGTAGTTGTTGATAAACTTCTTGATAAAGGAGAATTAACCGAAGCGGAAGAAGATTATTTGGATCTATTGGGAATTTTAATCCATGAATATGAGCAACAACAAGATTTAGTTCCTGATATTTATGGAGTAGACCTGCTCAAAGTTCTGATTACAGAATTAAATCTCAAACAGAAAGATTTAGTTCCTATTTTTAAAACCGAATCAATTGTTTCTGATGTACTTAATGGTAAACGTAAATTAACTGTTGAACATATCCAAAAACTTGCGGAATTTTTTAAAATTTCACCTGCTGTATTTTTCCCAGAAAATCCGTTACAGCGAGATTTTTTAGAGGCAGCTTAA
- a CDS encoding YbaB/EbfC family nucleoid-associated protein encodes MTAGKGQGFGFGLGKMKELADAFKKAQQVQEGAKRLQEELEQMEILGESGGGLVKVIVSGNQEPRRVEISPEAIAQGSELLSDLVTAAMKDAYNKSTATMRERMEDLTSGLELPGL; translated from the coding sequence ATGACAGCAGGAAAAGGACAGGGATTTGGTTTTGGCTTAGGAAAAATGAAAGAACTTGCGGACGCTTTTAAAAAAGCACAGCAGGTTCAAGAAGGTGCAAAGCGTCTCCAAGAAGAATTAGAGCAAATGGAAATTCTAGGAGAATCTGGTGGTGGACTGGTTAAAGTAATTGTTAGTGGCAACCAAGAACCCAGAAGAGTAGAAATTTCCCCAGAAGCAATAGCACAAGGTTCAGAGCTACTTTCCGATCTCGTGACAGCGGCAATGAAAGATGCCTACAACAAGTCTACTGCGACTATGCGGGAACGCATGGAAGATTTAACCAGTGGACTGGAACTGCCAGGACTATAG